The Rhizoctonia solani chromosome 1, complete sequence sequence GCAACCTGAAGGCACTACGCTTGGTCGGGTAAGGGAAACAAAAAGGAGATGGCTGGTACTCACTAGGGCATACCGGTCAACGTTTGTATGTTTCTTTACATAATCTCGCAGATTTCCATGCTTCCTCCACGGTGAGACCATTCCTACCCGACCTTGAAATAAAACTACCCCCAGAAGCTCTTGTATATGCGGGTGTGGACCTTGGACCACAGGTATACTTCACGCATGGCGCGCTAGAATTTATCTAAGCTAATGCAAATATAGCATACGCATATACAAACAAACCTTCAAACTTTTCGGACCATCGGCTGCTATGTTGTCGAATCTCCACACTTTAATGGCAACTTCGGTGCCATCCAGCAAcgaacctttccagatatcaGCAAATCCTCCTCCCGCAATAGATCTATCCGAGTATTTATTTGGATCCATAACAGTTGAAAGGTCAACACATCCATGAGCGAGCAACTGGTAGAACACATCCATGCTTGTCTAAATGGTGGTTTCAATCGAATAGAGGTGTGAGTAGGTGATGGTGGTTAGCATGAATGTGGCCCCTACCAAGTGCTTTGCCGTGGACCTATGAGTAACTGCACTGGCGCGCCGAGTACTAGGCGAAAAAGCGGATCCGCCTCGGGTAAACTTAAGGAGCCTTGTTCAAAAAATTTGGTGTGCATCTCTTGTCCTCTCCAATGCATACTTCTTTTCCACCGATTCCATCCACTGCTCTCGCCAGCGCTCTTGTAAGTCCTTTTGTTTGACAGGGAGATAGTATTTCAGGTTCACTTTTCGAACCCAAATTACTCCACGAAGTCCTTGATTTTGGAACCATGGCGAACTCTTTTCCCCTTTCAATGCTGACCCGAGCGAGGCAAGATCATGAAGCCAAGTATCGCGATCCACAGCGCAAATAGCGCCAAATTCGAACACATGGCGTCCGAAAGTAATTCTAACCCCATGCGGAAAAACAGAAGAAGTAGGTTCGATGGTAGAGTCAATGCGAAGGGGGAACCAATGTTTGGGCTCGTATTTCATCTGTTTGTCCTCAATCTTGCACGATACTAGGTAGCCTTTCCATAAGAGAACTAGTTGCTTTCGCCTAAGAGATTTTGGATGAATTGACCACGGTGCTTTGTACAGAAAGTGACGGCCGATTGAGGAGTGGAGGGAGATGATATTTGATCCATGAAGCACGCTAGGTGGCGTGGTACGTTTACGGTAGACAACTTCTAGCGCACCAATCCGAGCGCAAGGTCCAAGGGAGCATAGAAAATTGACGTTGTTAAATTCCTGTTGTAGAAGTTTCAGTCAGAATGGTGTCCACTTTAATCTCGAGTCAATAATGTGCTCACTTCCACAGGTTTTATGCGGTCGAGTATGAACTTGGTGTAGGCTTCGCCCTCGCGCAGGCGACCAGTGTCATCGACCGATGTTGCTACCAACCGCATTGCGCAGATAGCATTGTTTACTTGATCATCCTCGGAAGCGTCTCTCAGCCCATCGACCAGAAAATGGTACGTAAACACCCGCCAAATGGGTGCAATCAGAAGACCCTCGAACGTTCGGGTGAGACTACCATCTTCCTCTGGTAAGCACTCTGCTGCCCGTTCCTTCTCCCATAAATCCCACTTTTTTGGGTCACGAGCTTGTGCCAAGGTCAATAGCGCTTTGGCTCCCGAATGTCCCGCCCAAAACTCAGAATGGAGTGCTATGAGCTCCGATGTATGCGATACGATAACCTTGCAGATAGCGTGTCTGTCGTGTTGATTGTTCTGAAGTTGATTGGCGAGTCGACAATGTAAATGATGAATGGATTGTATATTTCGAACCAAAGAGGGCGTTTCTGACTTGAAAAAGACATCGCATAAATGGGGTATATATATGTCGACGAGCCGGTTCAACTGAGAAACAAATCTCTGCTCGCTAGAGACTATTTCTTCTGTAACtaaattggtcttgtccaaagATGGAGAGGCTAGTGAGATGGAAGAAGTTTCAATAGAATTGGTTGTGACTAGGGTCTCGGAATCTGTCAGATCGCTGGCCGAATGTCGACAGATGTTTTCACCAGTAGAAATCAAAAGTATGTCAGGGCGCTCAGAGGGTTGACAGCAGCCGGTAGGGATGTCATGGTCAATCACAATTGACATGGGGGCAGGTGAATTGAtgttgtggctttccagcatCGTGGAGATTTGTGGTTGAAGGCTTGGGTCAGACCCAGTCCATATGTCCGTACTTTATATATGTAGTTCGGTTGGCAGCACAGCATAACCCCATATGCAGCCACTTTGAAGTCCACGTGAATCACTCTTTCTCTTCGTCATCCTACTGTACACGTGTGCTTTTCACTGCGGGGAACCAAGCTGGAGAAATCCGAGCACAAACAACCTCTCCCGGTCAGATCGACAGATTAACAATACGAACACGTAAGGTTATTCCCTTCGTTTATCATGGTCCCTACTGGAGGCGGTTGTAGTAATATTCTCCAAGTCAATCAATCCGCCATAAAAGGTGATTGATGCGCAGTGGATAAATCGGAAATACCACAAGCTTAACTCTCTAAAGAAAGGCGGTGCTGAAGCGCCTACACCATGGCGAGCAGCAACAGGTCAGGACTAAATTATTGGTTTAGCCGCGGGCACTCCCCCGATATTATTGTGGAGCACTACGCATTTTGGGGGAGTGGGGTTCGGAAGATTGATTCACGATATAAGCTGTGTACATATGCACCAAGTGGAGGCTTCTATCAGGTGGCTTTGCTGTCGACGATTGATTCTGGATCTCAATATTAGTCTTGCGTTATCAAGTTCTGCCAATTCCTAAAACCTCTAGGTCCTGAGCAGGCAGGTGGTCGAATAATAAGGGGTATATTGCGCAGTTACCCAAGCTGTGCATGATGGGAATGTATTCAAAATAAGCGATTCTGTTGAAGAGTTGTGCTTGTTCCGTTGTCATGAATTATACAGGACTGGGGTGTCTTCACAAATTTCCTCCTATATGTGTGGGTATACCTACACAATCTACTTGCCCCTTGATCTGCCAACCTATGTCAGGAAAACCTCACCTTGTGGAGGTGCCCCCTGGCTTTCCTCCCTAACGCCCTTGGACCTTTTCCTGATGTGCGATACGTGCCTTCGTTCTCGCAACGGATTCCGGAACCATCTCGTGTCAATTCTGCACCTGTAGTTTGGTTAGTGGTTTGGCCTAAACCACCCCAAATTGTTTTCAATCTTTTGTGAGATTCTTTGTTACGATTCCAGAGGGCGAGTTTCATACACAGCCATACACATGTTCCAACCGTAGTGTTCGGCCCCCTGTATTCCTGCTTATAGTTTTACAAAAAGCTGAATATCTGATGCTTGTAAAGTCACTATCCTTTGTGTAGTTTTGCGACGGAGCCTGTGGAGGACGCAAAGCTTATACTGGGCCGATCAGGCCGATGCGCGTACCCGTACGGCTCAGTAGTTGTCGTGTTTGCGCACCGTTTATAGTATTTTGTTGTCTCGGCGCTTGTGCCAGGTGTTTCCCTCTCTTCCATACTACGTTCGGCGAGCACAACGTGCTCGCAGAGGTTTTCCGGTCCGCCTTCCCCTTTTTTCGCGAGTCCCACCCGCCCGCACCTTTTGTCTCCACGCGCATACGACCTGGTTTGGCCGCCCACGcagctcgctcggtggctCGGCCCCGGTGCCACCCCGGTTCGGCGTACCGCCTCTCCAGCCCCACTCTCCATCCGTCTGCCGGTCCGAGTCGTATGCGTATTCTCCCCCCTCGTACACACTCGTACTCTCCTCATCTCTCTTTCGCGCGCCAGCCCAAGGCCCAGTATAGGAAGGGAAGGCAATGTCCGGATGTTAACATATTAAGCTTGCACTAAGCAGCATTAAATGAATTTAGCGCTGTACAGTATCACACAAGAAATCCGGCCAAATCCCAATCGATCCGAGACATACTTATATGATATCCATGTGCTTACTTTTCTCCCGGGTTTTTGTATCGCCTCAACGCTCTTTCTCTTGCTTCTTTGTGGTCGACCAACGGTTTTGGATAGCCGAGTTTCTTGAATTCGGATGGACTCAAGTGTCCGTATGGGTCATGGAGCGCCTTCCCGGACAAGTCCTTGAGTTCTGGGACAAAGTACTTGATGTAATCACCTGGATTTACTAATATATTTCAGCATCCTTGATAATCCGCGTCCAGGCTGCTCACCCTTTGGATCTGCTTTCTCGCTTTGGGAATATGGGTTGAAGATCCGGAAATATGGCTGTGGGTCTGTCCCAGTCGATGCGCTCCATTGCCATCCACCATTGTTGGAAGCAAGGTCTCCATCAATAAACTGCTCCATGAAATGCTAGAAAGATCCATTAAAAAGTGGCCGCATGTACGATATCATAAAACTACCTTTTCACCCAGCCGCCAATCAAGCATAAGATCTTTGGT is a genomic window containing:
- a CDS encoding Tyrosine kinase domain-containing protein, which produces MLESHNINSPAPMSIVIDHDIPTGCCQPSERPDILLISTGENICRHSASDLTDSETLVTTNSIETSSISLASPSLDKTNLVTEEIVSSEQRFVSQLNRLVDIYIPHLCDVFFKSETPSLVRNIQSIHHLHCRLANQLQNNQHDRHAICKVIVSHTSELIALHSEFWAGHSGAKALLTLAQARDPKKWDLWEKERAAECLPEEDGSLTRTFEGLLIAPIWRVFTYHFLVDGLRDASEDDQVNNAICAMRLVATSVDDTGRLREGEAYTKFILDRIKPVEEFNNVNFLCSLGPCARIGALEVVYRKRTTPPSVLHGSNIISLHSSIGRHFLYKAPWSIHPKSLRRKQLVLLWKGYLVSCKIEDKQMKYEPKHWFPLRIDSTIEPTSSVFPHGVRITFGRHVFEFGAICAVDRDTWLHDLASLGSALKGEKSSPWFQNQGLRGVIWVRKVNLKYYLPVKQKDLQERWREQWMESVEKKLLKFTRGGSAFSPSTRRASAVTHRSTAKHLTSMDVFYQLLAHGCVDLSTVMDPNKYSDRSIAGGGFADIWKGSLLDGTEVAIKVWRFDNIAADGPKSLKCLQVAKGVAHLHDRNMVHGDLKAPNILVSEDQNIKLADFDHAILPDCTLAFSETTNLGGGTLRWMAPELVIPDDEAPCQRNKKTDVYSLGMTCLEIITAEIPYIECSQGAIYKVKDRKRHPNRPQELLGSDRSDAMWSLLVQCWDHDPSARPTAREVLEKVRSATASIKMDAYSGFVIDILQLEKLINQSTS